Within Bacillus sp. FJAT-45350, the genomic segment TTTGAGATTTCACTTCAGATAATCGCTGTTCTGTCTCTTTTGAACCTTTTCCAAGCTCGGCATAACAAGTCATAATGAACTGTACTGCTTCTTGAAGTACTTGCTCTTTTGAATACACGATACTCCACCCCATTATTGTTGTAGCTTCTAGTATGTTCAGCATATGTAAATTTTACTACTAAAACCATTATAGTTTAAATTTTTCGATAGTAGTTTTTTGTTAGTAAGCTTTCATAAAAAGGACACTTTTCAACAGAAGCTGGCATAAACAATTATAAGCTTCAGTTTGAATTTTTGGGATTCCTTACTTATAAGTGGTAAAATCATATCGTCATTTACTATTTATAAGGGGTTATACTATGGATTCAGTCACACACACACTTTTTGGCTTAACAATTTACGGAGCAATTGATAAAAAGGAGATGACTCCAAAAACAAAAAAAGCCTTTTTTTTAACGGCAGTAGTTGGAAGTCATTTACCAGATATTGATGTTATCTCTCAACTTTGGGATACAGAAGGAAATTACCAAATGTGGCATCGTGGAGTAACACATTCACTTTTCATGGTACCTGTCTGGGCACTGCTTCTTGTATTTCTTTGCTACATTTTATTTGGAGTAAAAGATAGACGCCTATTTTATGTAGGTTTGTTAGCTGTATTTATACATAGCACAATCGACCTTTTTAATGCGTGGGGAACTGGCTATTTTGAACCACTTTCCTCAATTCGCATAACCTTTGGTACACTACCGATTGTTGACTTAGTAATTTGGGCTATTATTCTTACTGGCTTTTTAGTGAGACGATTAAATAAAAACTCAACTTACCGCGTATACCGCTATGTAGGAATTGCCATTGCATTACACGTTCTTATCCAATCAGCTCAGGGATATGTCATCTATCATAAATATACTGACCAATATGAACAACATACATTATCAGCAAGCTTCATCCCTTGGCATTTTACTGTTATCGGTAAAGAGGAAAATGAAATAGAAATACTAAGCACAAATCTATTTGGTTACGAAGAGCAACAGTATTTACTAACTTCCGCTGAAGATACGAATCTAGAAGAATTATTTGAACAACGCCCAGAAGCAAGAACCTTATATGAATGGTCCCCATTTGTCGTCATCGTAGACGAAGACGACACACTCGGCGTATACGACCCAAGATTCTACCGAAACGGACAATCGTTTTTATTTGAGTATATAGAAAGAGCAAACTGACACAAGGAAAGTTTGCTTTAAAGCGATGAGTGAAGTCGCTGTCATGTTTTAAGCCGTCTAGGAGTGGTTTTCTCCTAAACGGCGCACAGCGAACGAAGCCATCGCCCTCTCTGACTAAGCTTAACTTTTTCTTTATTCACTCACTTCACATATACAAGCTAGCCAAAAAAATTCCCAGATTTTGCTGATAAATTGTGTCAAATTGAGATATAGGAAGTGGATTTACTCCTCTTCCTAACTCAACTGTATACGCAGGTATTTGCCATTCTTGTATAATCCAATCCTTATAGCCTGCAAA encodes:
- a CDS encoding metal-dependent hydrolase; translated protein: MDSVTHTLFGLTIYGAIDKKEMTPKTKKAFFLTAVVGSHLPDIDVISQLWDTEGNYQMWHRGVTHSLFMVPVWALLLVFLCYILFGVKDRRLFYVGLLAVFIHSTIDLFNAWGTGYFEPLSSIRITFGTLPIVDLVIWAIILTGFLVRRLNKNSTYRVYRYVGIAIALHVLIQSAQGYVIYHKYTDQYEQHTLSASFIPWHFTVIGKEENEIEILSTNLFGYEEQQYLLTSAEDTNLEELFEQRPEARTLYEWSPFVVIVDEDDTLGVYDPRFYRNGQSFLFEYIERAN